One genomic region from Nilaparvata lugens isolate BPH chromosome 3, ASM1435652v1, whole genome shotgun sequence encodes:
- the LOC111049501 gene encoding chymotrypsin-1 — MKFLIFTNLISSLFLLVNCERRIFGGSITTHGEFPYQVIVLLKNQQVCTGTIIDENWVITAAHCVMDGRRMASPSDVSVKAGFVRRALGPGHLMRAIDLAVHSDYRTLTGKQGLALIKVEEPFQFNEKIKKISLSDEPWPHSEGRMCTIAGYGSTENNTINELRFLQVKAFHGKNMCPCTTHNDQLEKLICLAPRRGQGACFGDSGGGLICEGKVEGIINVIMDKRTCKYFAVDRYTDCSSKHVYSTCMYVCPVLNWIRKYVPSVPPTPESCNKCNRGAPSVIVLLICLYIVVNGYLL; from the coding sequence ATGAAATTCCTGATCTTCACaaatttaatttcttcattGTTTTTGTTGGTCAACTGTGAGCGAAGAATATTTGGAGGCAGTATTACCACTCACGGAGAGTTTCCGTATCAAGTGATTGTGCTATTGAAGAATCAACAAGTCTGTACAGGTACTATAATAGACGAGAATTGGGTGATAACGGCTGCACATTGTGTTATGGACGGCAGAAGAATGGCCAGTCCATCAGATGTATCTGTCAAAGCTGGATTTGTAAGAAGAGCTTTGGGTCCAGGACATTTGATGAGAGCTATAGATCTAGCCGTGCATTCAGACTACAGAACACTGACAGGTAAACAGGGATTGGCTTTGATTAAGGTGGAAGAGCCATTTCAGTTCAATGAGAAGATTAAGAAAATCAGTTTAAGTGACGAGCCGTGGCCCCACAGCGAGGGAAGGATGTGCACCATAGCCGGGTATGGCAGTACAGAGAACAACACCATCAACGAATTACGGTTCCTACAGGTGAAGGCATTCCATGGCAAGAATATGTGTCCATGCACTACACACAATGACCAACTTGAAAAGCTGATCTGTTTGGCTCCAAGAAGAGGACAAGGGGCATGCTTCGGAGATTCAGGCGGAGGTTTGATATGTGAAGGAAAAGTGGAAGGCATAATCAATGTGATCATGGACAAGCGCACCTGCAAATATTTCGCAGTCGATAGGTATACTGATTGCAGCTCCAAGCATGTTTATTCGACTTGCATGTACGTTTGTCCTGTACTCAACTGGATAAGGAAGTATGTTCCGAGTGTTCCACCAACTCCCGAAAGTTGTAATAAATGTAACAGAGGAGCACCCTCTGTCATCGTTCTGCTTATATGCTTATATATTGTAGTGAATGGATATTTGCtatga